In the Gossypium raimondii isolate GPD5lz chromosome 9, ASM2569854v1, whole genome shotgun sequence genome, one interval contains:
- the LOC105799997 gene encoding probable thiol methyltransferase 2 isoform X1, whose amino-acid sequence MLRSLFFSPRIRRVAVPSSPLGPTLAMDNNNRSRTTDSSVQTNPRIQKLQQIVKTDASAGWEESWKQGVTPWDLGCPTPVILHLHHSGSLPMGRVLVPGCGTGYDVVAMACPGRYVVGLDISEEAIKKAKQMSSSLPNADDFTFIKADFFSWRPTDLFDLIFDYTFFCAILPEMRSAWAQQIQNFLKPDGELVTLMFPMDDHAGGPPFKVSIEDYEEVLHPIGFKAVSIVDNELAIEARKGREKLGRWKRGVGHSSL is encoded by the exons ATGTTGCGGTCTCTCTTCTTCTCCCCCCGGATACGGCGTGTGGCAGTGCCATCCAGCCCTCTGGGTCCAACCCTTGCCATGGACAACAACAATCGAAGCCGCACTACTGACAGCAGTGTTCAAACCAACCCTCGCATTCAAAAACTCCAACAAATTGTTAAAACCGACGCATCTG CTGGTTGGGAAGAGTCCTGGAAGCAGGGAGTCACCCCTTGGGATTTAGGTTGCCCTACACCTGTTATTTTACATCTGCATCACTCTGGATCTCTCCCCATGGGCAGGGTTCTCGTCCCTGGATGTGGCACT GGCTATGATGTGGTGGCAATGGCATGCCCTGGACGCTATGTTGTTGGTCTGGACATATCAGAGGAGGCCATAAAGAAAGCAAAGCAG ATGTCTTCCTCATTACCAAATGCAGATGATTTTACTTTCATAAAGGCAGATTTTTTCTCCTGGCGCCCTACAGACTTGTTTGATCTTATTTTTGATTACAC GTTTTTTTGTGCCATTCTGCCAGAGATGAGATCAGCATGGGCTCAGCAAATCCAAAACTTTTTAAAACCAGATGGAGAGCTTGTTACATTGATGTTTCCA ATGGATGATCATGCTGGTGGACCCCCTTTTAAAGTATCAATTGAAGA CTATGAAGAGGTTTTGCATCCAATTGGCTTTAAGGCAGTATCCATTGTTGATAATGAATTGGCCATTGAAGCTAGAAAG GGAAGAGAGAAGCTTGGAAGATGGAAAAGAGGTGTCGGCCACTCCTCTCTATGA
- the LOC105799997 gene encoding probable thiol methyltransferase 2 isoform X2 has product MLRSLFFSPRIRRVAVPSSPLGPTLAMDNNNRSRTTDSSVQTNPRIQKLQQIVKTDASAGWEESWKQGVTPWDLGCPTPVILHLHHSGSLPMGRVLVPGCGTGYDVVAMACPGRYVVGLDISEEAIKKAKQMSSSLPNADDFTFIKADFFSWRPTDLFDLIFDYTYEEVLHPIGFKAVSIVDNELAIEARKGREKLGRWKRGVGHSSL; this is encoded by the exons ATGTTGCGGTCTCTCTTCTTCTCCCCCCGGATACGGCGTGTGGCAGTGCCATCCAGCCCTCTGGGTCCAACCCTTGCCATGGACAACAACAATCGAAGCCGCACTACTGACAGCAGTGTTCAAACCAACCCTCGCATTCAAAAACTCCAACAAATTGTTAAAACCGACGCATCTG CTGGTTGGGAAGAGTCCTGGAAGCAGGGAGTCACCCCTTGGGATTTAGGTTGCCCTACACCTGTTATTTTACATCTGCATCACTCTGGATCTCTCCCCATGGGCAGGGTTCTCGTCCCTGGATGTGGCACT GGCTATGATGTGGTGGCAATGGCATGCCCTGGACGCTATGTTGTTGGTCTGGACATATCAGAGGAGGCCATAAAGAAAGCAAAGCAG ATGTCTTCCTCATTACCAAATGCAGATGATTTTACTTTCATAAAGGCAGATTTTTTCTCCTGGCGCCCTACAGACTTGTTTGATCTTATTTTTGATTACAC CTATGAAGAGGTTTTGCATCCAATTGGCTTTAAGGCAGTATCCATTGTTGATAATGAATTGGCCATTGAAGCTAGAAAG GGAAGAGAGAAGCTTGGAAGATGGAAAAGAGGTGTCGGCCACTCCTCTCTATGA